One part of the Arabidopsis thaliana chromosome 4, partial sequence genome encodes these proteins:
- the SNC1 gene encoding TIR-NBS-LRR class disease resistance protein, with the protein MEIASSSGSRRYDVFPSFRGEDVRDSFLSHLLKELRGKAITFIDDEIERSRSIGPELLSAIKESRIAIVIFSKNYASSTWCLNELVEIHKCYTNLNQMVIPIFFHVDASEVKKQTGEFGKVFEETCKAKSEDEKQSWKQALAAVAVMAGYDLRKWPSEAAMIEELAEDVLRKTMTPSDDFGDLVGIENHIEAIKSVLCLESKEARIMVGIWGQSGIGKSTIGRALYSKLSIQFHHRAFITYKSTSGSDVSGMKLRWEKELLSEILGQKDIKIEHFGVVEQRLKQQKVLILLDDVDSLEFLKTLVGKAEWFGSGSRIIVITQDRQLLKAHEIDLIYEVEFPSEHLALTMLCRSAFGKDSPPDDFKELAFEVAKLAGNLPLGLSVLGSSLKGRTKEWWMEMMPRLRNGLNGDIMKTLRVSYDRLHQKDQDMFLYIACLFNGFEVSYVKDLLKDNVGFTMLTEKSLIRITPDGYIEMHNLLEKLGREIDRAKSKGNPGKRRFLTNFEDIHEVVTEKTGTETLLGIRLPFEEYFSTRPLLIDKESFKGMRNLQYLEIGYYGDLPQSLVYLPLKLRLLDWDDCPLKSLPSTFKAEYLVNLIMKYSKLEKLWEGTLPLGSLKEMNLRYSNNLKEIPDLSLAINLEELDLVGCKSLVTLPSSIQNATKLIYLDMSDCKKLESFPTDLNLESLEYLNLTGCPNLRNFPAIKMGCSDVDFPEGRNEIVVEDCFWNKNLPAGLDYLDCLTRCMPCEFRPEQLAFLNVRGYKHEKLWEGIQSLGSLEGMDLSESENLTEIPDLSKATKLESLILNNCKSLVTLPSTIGNLHRLVRLEMKECTGLEVLPTDVNLSSLETLDLSGCSSLRSFPLISTNIVWLYLENTAIEEIPSTIGNLHRLVRLEMKKCTGLEVLPTDVNLSSLETLDLSGCSSLRSFPLISESIKWLYLENTAIEEIPDLSKATNLKNLKLNNCKSLVTLPTTIGNLQKLVSFEMKECTGLEVLPIDVNLSSLMILDLSGCSSLRTFPLISTNIVWLYLENTAIEEIPSTIGNLHRLVKLEMKECTGLEVLPTDVNLSSLMILDLSGCSSLRTFPLISTRIECLYLQNTAIEEVPCCIEDFTRLTVLMMYCCQRLKTISPNIFRLTRLELADFTDCRGVIKALSDATVVATMEDHVSCVPLSENIEYIWDKLYRVAYLQEHFSFRNCFKLDRDARELILRSCFKPVALPGEEIPKYFTYRAYGDSLTVIVPQSSLSQNFLRFKACVVVEPLSKGKGFYPFLKVNVGFNGKQYQKSFSKDAELELCKTDHLFFCSFKFRSEDLPSKLNFNDVEFKFCCSNRIKECGVRLMYVSQEENNQQTTRSEKRMRMTSGTSEEDINLPYGLIVADTGLAALNMELSLGQGEPSSSTSLEGEALCVDYMITEEQDKGIPILFPVSGN; encoded by the exons ATGGagatagcttcttcttctggcaGCCGGAGATACGACGTTTTCCCAAGCTTTCGTGGAGAAGATGTCCGTGACTCATTCCTCAGCCATCTTCTCAAGGAGCTCAGGGGCAAAGCAATCACATTCATAGATGATGAGATCGAGAGGAGCCGCTCAATCGGCCCGGAGCTTTTATCGGCAATAAAAGAATCGAGAATAGCAATCGTTATCTTCTCTAAGAACTATGCTTCATCCACCTGGTGCCTGAATGAATTGGTGGAGATTCACAAGTGTTATACGAATTTGAATCAAATGGTGATTCCGATTTTCTTCCACGTTGATGCTTCGGAAGTTAAAAAACAGACCGGCGAATTTGGAAAGGTCTTTGAAGAGACATGCAAGGCTAAATCAGAGGATGAGAAACAAAGTTGGAAGCAAGCTCTAGCAGCTGTTGCAGTTATGGCCGGATATGATCTTCGGAAATG GCCTAGTGAAGCAGCCATGATTGAAGAGCTTGCCGAGGatgttttgagaaaaactATGACACCATCGGATGATTTTGGCGACTTAGTCGGAATTGAAAATCATATAGAGGCAATAAAATCAGTATTGTGCTTGGAATCCAAGGAAGCTAGAATAATGGTCGGGATTTGGGGACAATCAGGGATTGGTAAGAGTACCATAGGAAGAGCTCTTTACAGTAAACTCTCTATCCAGTTCCACCATCGCGCTTTCATAACATATAAAAGCACCAGCGGTAGTGACGTCTCTGGCATGAAGTTGAGGTGGGAAAAAGAACTTCTCTCGGAAATCTTAGGTCAAAAGGACATAAAGATAGAGCATTTTGGTGTGGTGGAGCAAAGGTTAAAGCAACAGAAAGTTCTTATCCTTCTTGATGATGTGGATAGTCTAGAGTTTCTTAAGACCTTGGTGGGAAAAGCTGAATGGTTTGGATCTGGAAGCAGAATAATTGTGATCACTCAAGATAGGCAACTTCTCAAGGCTCATGAGATTGACCTTATATATGAGGTGGAGTTCCCATCTGAACATCTTGCTCTTACGATGTTATGCCGATCTGCTTTTGGGAAAGACTCTCCACCTGATGATTTTAAGGAACTAGCATTTGAAGTTGCGAAGCTTGCCGGTAATCTTCCGTTGGGTCTTAGTGTCCTTGGTTCGTCTTTAAAGGGAAGGACCAAAGAATGGTGGATGGAGATGATGCCTAGGCTCCGAAATGGTTTGAACGGAGATATTATGAAAACATTAAGAGTCAGCTACGATAGATTACATCAAAAAGATCAAGATATGTTCCTTTACATCGCGTGTTTATTCAATGGTTTTGAAGTCAGTTACGTCAAAGATTTACTTAAAGATAATGTTGGGTTTACAATGTTGACTGAGAAGTCCCTCATACGTATTACACCGGATGGATATATAGAGATGCACAATTTGCTAGAGAAATTGGGTAGAGAAATTGATCGTGCAAAGTCCAAGGGTAATCCTGGAAAACGTCGATTTCTGACGAATTTTGAAGATATTCATGAAGTAGTGACCGAGAAAACT GGGACAGAAACTCTTCTTGGAATACGTTTGCCATTCGAGGAATATTTTTCGACAAGGCCGTTATTAATAGATAAAGAATCGTTCAAAGGCATGCGTAATCTGCAATATCTAGAAATTGGTTATTACGGGGATCTACCTCAGAGCCTCGTTTATTTGCCCCTTAAACTCAGATTGCTAGACTGGGATGATTGTCCATTGAAGTCTTTGCCATCTACTTTTAAGGCGGAATATCTAGTTAACCTCATAATGAAGTATAGTAAGCTTGAGAAACTGTGGGAAGGAACTCTG ccCCTTGGAAGTCTCAAGGAGATGAATTTGAGGTATTCCaacaatttgaaagaaattccAGATCTTTCTTTAGCCATAAACCTCGAGGAATTAGATCTTGTTGGATGCAAATCTTTGGTGACACTTCCTTCCTCGATTCAGAATGCCACTAAACTGATCTATTTAGATATGAGTGATTGCAAAAAGCTAGAGAGTTTTCCAACCGATCTCAACTTGGAATCTCTCGAGTACCTCAATCTCACTGGATGCCCGAATTTGAGAAACTTTCCAGCAATCAAAATGGGATGTTCAGACGTTGACTTTCCGGAAGGGAGAAATGAGATCGTGGTAGAAGATTGTTTCTGGAACAAGAATCTCCCTGCTGGACTAGATTATCTCGACTGCCTTACGAGATGTATGCCTTGTGAATTTCGCCCAGAACAACTCGCTTTTCTCAATGTGAGGGGCTACAAGCATGAGAAGCTATGGGAAGGCATCCAG TCGCTTGGAAGTCTCGAAGGGATGGATCTGTCAGAATCTGAAAACCTGACAGAAATTCCAGATCTTTCAAAGGCCACCAAGCTCGAGTCTTTGATACTCAACAACTGCAAAAGTTTGGTGACACTTCCTTCTACAATTGGGAATCTTCATAGATTGGTGAGGTTGGAAATGAAAGAATGCACAGGGCTGGAGGTTCTTCCGACCGATGTCAACTTGTCATCTCTCGAAACCCTCGATCTCAGTGGTTGCTCAAGTTTGAGAAGTTTTCCTCTGATTTCAACTAATATTGTATGGCTCTATCTGGAAAACACCGCCATTGAAGAAATTCCTTCTACAATTGGGAATCTTCATAGATTGGTGAGgttagaaatgaaaaaatgcACAGGGCTGGAGGTTCTTCCGACCGATGTCAACTTGTCATCTCTCGAAACCCTCGATCTCAGTGGTTGCTCAAGTTTGAGAAGTTTTCCTCTGATTTCAGAGAGTATCAAATGGCTCTATCTGGAAAACACCGCCATTGAAGAAATTCCAGATCTTTCAAAGGCCACTAATCTGAAGAATTTGAAACTCAACAATTGCAAAAGTTTGGTGACACTTCCTACTACTATAGGAAATCTCCAAAAATTGGTGAGCTTTGAAATGAAAGAATGCACAGGGCTGGAGGTTCTTCCGATCGATGTCAACTTGTCATCTCTTATGATCCTCGATCTCAGTGGTTGCTCAAGTCTGAGAACTTTTCCTCTGATTTCAACTAATATTGTATGGCTCTATCTGGAAAACACCGCCATTGAAGAAATCCCTTCTACAATTGGGAATCTTCATAGATTGGTGAAGTTAGAAATGAAAGAATGCACAGGGCTGGAGGTTCTTCCGACCGATGTCAACTTGTCATCTCTTATGATCCTCGATCTCAGTGGTTGCTCAAGTCTGAGAACTTTTCCTCTGATTTCAACTAGAATCGAATGTCTCTATCTGCAAAACACCGCCATTGAAGAAGTTCCCTGCTGCATTGAGGATTTCACGAGGCTCACTGTACTTATGATGTATTGTTGCCAGAGGTTGAAAACCATCTCCCCAAACATTTTCAGACTTACAAGACTTGAGCTCGCCGACTTTACAGACTGTAGAGGTGTCATCAAGGCGTTGAGTGATGCAACTGTGGTAGCGACAATGGAAGACCACGTTTCTTGTGTACCATTATCTGAAAACATTGAATATATCTGGGATAAGTTGTATCGTGTTGCATACCTCCAGGAACATTTTAGCTTCCGTAATTGCTTCAAATTGGATAGAGATGCGCGAGAGCTCATCCTACGATCATGCTTCAAGCCTGTGGCCTTACCAGGTGAAGAAATCCCTAAGTATTTCACGTATCGAGCTTATGGAGATTCCCTAACTGTCATTGTACCTCAGAGCTCTCTTTCTCAAAATTTCTTGCGATTTAAGGCTTGCGTCGTGGTTGAACCTCTCTCCAAGGGCAAGGGTTTTTATCCATTCTTGAAGGTAAACGTTGGCTTCAATGGCAAACAGTATCagaaatcattttctaaaGATGCAGAACTGGAGCTTTGTAAGACGGATCATCTGTTTTTCTGTTCCTTCAAGTTCCGGTCTGAAGATCTTCCATCTAAATTGAATTTCAACGATGTGGAGTTTAAGTTTTGTTGCTCCAATAGGATCAAAGAATGCGGTGTACGACTCATGTATGTCTCTCAAGAAGAGAACAACCAACAGACTACGAGAAGCGAGAAGCGGATGCGG ATGACATCGGGGACATCTGAAGAAGATATCAACTTACCCTATGGCCTAATTGTAGCGGACACAGGATTGGCCGCTCTAAATATGGAGCTTTCGTTAGGGCAGGGagaaccatcatcatcaacatctcTAGAGGGGGAAGCTTTGTGTGTTGATTACATGATAACTGAAGAACAAGATAAAGGAATTCCTATCTTGTTTCCTGTTTCTGGTAACTGA
- the SNC1 gene encoding TIR-NBS-LRR class disease resistance protein (SUPPRESSOR OF NPR1-1, CONSTITUTIVE 1 (SNC1); FUNCTIONS IN: nucleotide binding; INVOLVED IN: response to auxin stimulus, defense response to bacterium, incompatible interaction, defense response, systemic acquired resistance, salicylic acid mediated signaling pathway; LOCATED IN: intrinsic to membrane; EXPRESSED IN: 24 plant structures; EXPRESSED DURING: 13 growth stages; CONTAINS InterPro DOMAIN/s: ATPase, AAA+ type, core (InterPro:IPR003593), NB-ARC (InterPro:IPR002182), Leucine-rich repeat (InterPro:IPR001611), Toll-Interleukin receptor (InterPro:IPR000157), Disease resistance protein (InterPro:IPR000767); BEST Arabidopsis thaliana protein match is: Disease resistance protein (TIR-NBS-LRR class) family (TAIR:AT4G16920.1); Has 42615 Blast hits to 22768 proteins in 878 species: Archae - 40; Bacteria - 3631; Metazoa - 4485; Fungi - 289; Plants - 31985; Viruses - 14; Other Eukaryotes - 2171 (source: NCBI BLink).), translated as MMDTSKDDDMEIASSSGSRRYDVFPSFRGEDVRDSFLSHLLKELRGKAITFIDDEIERSRSIGPELLSAIKESRIAIVIFSKNYASSTWCLNELVEIHKCYTNLNQMVIPIFFHVDASEVKKQTGEFGKVFEETCKAKSEDEKQSWKQALAAVAVMAGYDLRKWPSEAAMIEELAEDVLRKTMTPSDDFGDLVGIENHIEAIKSVLCLESKEARIMVGIWGQSGIGKSTIGRALYSKLSIQFHHRAFITYKSTSGSDVSGMKLRWEKELLSEILGQKDIKIEHFGVVEQRLKQQKVLILLDDVDSLEFLKTLVGKAEWFGSGSRIIVITQDRQLLKAHEIDLIYEVEFPSEHLALTMLCRSAFGKDSPPDDFKELAFEVAKLAGNLPLGLSVLGSSLKGRTKEWWMEMMPRLRNGLNGDIMKTLRVSYDRLHQKDQDMFLYIACLFNGFEVSYVKDLLKDNVGFTMLTEKSLIRITPDGYIEMHNLLEKLGREIDRAKSKGNPGKRRFLTNFEDIHEVVTEKTGTETLLGIRLPFEEYFSTRPLLIDKESFKGMRNLQYLEIGYYGDLPQSLVYLPLKLRLLDWDDCPLKSLPSTFKAEYLVNLIMKYSKLEKLWEGTLPLGSLKEMNLRYSNNLKEIPDLSLAINLEELDLVGCKSLVTLPSSIQNATKLIYLDMSDCKKLESFPTDLNLESLEYLNLTGCPNLRNFPAIKMGCSDVDFPEGRNEIVVEDCFWNKNLPAGLDYLDCLTRCMPCEFRPEQLAFLNVRGYKHEKLWEGIQSLGSLEGMDLSESENLTEIPDLSKATKLESLILNNCKSLVTLPSTIGNLHRLVRLEMKECTGLEVLPTDVNLSSLETLDLSGCSSLRSFPLISTNIVWLYLENTAIEEIPSTIGNLHRLVRLEMKKCTGLEVLPTDVNLSSLETLDLSGCSSLRSFPLISESIKWLYLENTAIEEIPDLSKATNLKNLKLNNCKSLVTLPTTIGNLQKLVSFEMKECTGLEVLPIDVNLSSLMILDLSGCSSLRTFPLISTNIVWLYLENTAIEEIPSTIGNLHRLVKLEMKECTGLEVLPTDVNLSSLMILDLSGCSSLRTFPLISTRIECLYLQNTAIEEVPCCIEDFTRLTVLMMYCCQRLKTISPNIFRLTRLELADFTDCRGVIKALSDATVVATMEDHVSCVPLSENIEYIWDKLYRVAYLQEHFSFRNCFKLDRDARELILRSCFKPVALPGEEIPKYFTYRAYGDSLTVIVPQSSLSQNFLRFKACVVVEPLSKGKGFYPFLKVNVGFNGKQYQKSFSKDAELELCKTDHLFFCSFKFRSEDLPSKLNFNDVEFKFCCSNRIKECGVRLMYVSQEENNQQTTRSEKRMRMTSGTSEEDINLPYGLIVADTGLAALNMELSLGQGEPSSSTSLEGEALCVDYMITEEQDKGIPILFPVSGN; from the exons ATGATGGATACATCCAAAGATGATGATATGGagatagcttcttcttctggcaGCCGGAGATACGACGTTTTCCCAAGCTTTCGTGGAGAAGATGTCCGTGACTCATTCCTCAGCCATCTTCTCAAGGAGCTCAGGGGCAAAGCAATCACATTCATAGATGATGAGATCGAGAGGAGCCGCTCAATCGGCCCGGAGCTTTTATCGGCAATAAAAGAATCGAGAATAGCAATCGTTATCTTCTCTAAGAACTATGCTTCATCCACCTGGTGCCTGAATGAATTGGTGGAGATTCACAAGTGTTATACGAATTTGAATCAAATGGTGATTCCGATTTTCTTCCACGTTGATGCTTCGGAAGTTAAAAAACAGACCGGCGAATTTGGAAAGGTCTTTGAAGAGACATGCAAGGCTAAATCAGAGGATGAGAAACAAAGTTGGAAGCAAGCTCTAGCAGCTGTTGCAGTTATGGCCGGATATGATCTTCGGAAATG GCCTAGTGAAGCAGCCATGATTGAAGAGCTTGCCGAGGatgttttgagaaaaactATGACACCATCGGATGATTTTGGCGACTTAGTCGGAATTGAAAATCATATAGAGGCAATAAAATCAGTATTGTGCTTGGAATCCAAGGAAGCTAGAATAATGGTCGGGATTTGGGGACAATCAGGGATTGGTAAGAGTACCATAGGAAGAGCTCTTTACAGTAAACTCTCTATCCAGTTCCACCATCGCGCTTTCATAACATATAAAAGCACCAGCGGTAGTGACGTCTCTGGCATGAAGTTGAGGTGGGAAAAAGAACTTCTCTCGGAAATCTTAGGTCAAAAGGACATAAAGATAGAGCATTTTGGTGTGGTGGAGCAAAGGTTAAAGCAACAGAAAGTTCTTATCCTTCTTGATGATGTGGATAGTCTAGAGTTTCTTAAGACCTTGGTGGGAAAAGCTGAATGGTTTGGATCTGGAAGCAGAATAATTGTGATCACTCAAGATAGGCAACTTCTCAAGGCTCATGAGATTGACCTTATATATGAGGTGGAGTTCCCATCTGAACATCTTGCTCTTACGATGTTATGCCGATCTGCTTTTGGGAAAGACTCTCCACCTGATGATTTTAAGGAACTAGCATTTGAAGTTGCGAAGCTTGCCGGTAATCTTCCGTTGGGTCTTAGTGTCCTTGGTTCGTCTTTAAAGGGAAGGACCAAAGAATGGTGGATGGAGATGATGCCTAGGCTCCGAAATGGTTTGAACGGAGATATTATGAAAACATTAAGAGTCAGCTACGATAGATTACATCAAAAAGATCAAGATATGTTCCTTTACATCGCGTGTTTATTCAATGGTTTTGAAGTCAGTTACGTCAAAGATTTACTTAAAGATAATGTTGGGTTTACAATGTTGACTGAGAAGTCCCTCATACGTATTACACCGGATGGATATATAGAGATGCACAATTTGCTAGAGAAATTGGGTAGAGAAATTGATCGTGCAAAGTCCAAGGGTAATCCTGGAAAACGTCGATTTCTGACGAATTTTGAAGATATTCATGAAGTAGTGACCGAGAAAACT GGGACAGAAACTCTTCTTGGAATACGTTTGCCATTCGAGGAATATTTTTCGACAAGGCCGTTATTAATAGATAAAGAATCGTTCAAAGGCATGCGTAATCTGCAATATCTAGAAATTGGTTATTACGGGGATCTACCTCAGAGCCTCGTTTATTTGCCCCTTAAACTCAGATTGCTAGACTGGGATGATTGTCCATTGAAGTCTTTGCCATCTACTTTTAAGGCGGAATATCTAGTTAACCTCATAATGAAGTATAGTAAGCTTGAGAAACTGTGGGAAGGAACTCTG ccCCTTGGAAGTCTCAAGGAGATGAATTTGAGGTATTCCaacaatttgaaagaaattccAGATCTTTCTTTAGCCATAAACCTCGAGGAATTAGATCTTGTTGGATGCAAATCTTTGGTGACACTTCCTTCCTCGATTCAGAATGCCACTAAACTGATCTATTTAGATATGAGTGATTGCAAAAAGCTAGAGAGTTTTCCAACCGATCTCAACTTGGAATCTCTCGAGTACCTCAATCTCACTGGATGCCCGAATTTGAGAAACTTTCCAGCAATCAAAATGGGATGTTCAGACGTTGACTTTCCGGAAGGGAGAAATGAGATCGTGGTAGAAGATTGTTTCTGGAACAAGAATCTCCCTGCTGGACTAGATTATCTCGACTGCCTTACGAGATGTATGCCTTGTGAATTTCGCCCAGAACAACTCGCTTTTCTCAATGTGAGGGGCTACAAGCATGAGAAGCTATGGGAAGGCATCCAG TCGCTTGGAAGTCTCGAAGGGATGGATCTGTCAGAATCTGAAAACCTGACAGAAATTCCAGATCTTTCAAAGGCCACCAAGCTCGAGTCTTTGATACTCAACAACTGCAAAAGTTTGGTGACACTTCCTTCTACAATTGGGAATCTTCATAGATTGGTGAGGTTGGAAATGAAAGAATGCACAGGGCTGGAGGTTCTTCCGACCGATGTCAACTTGTCATCTCTCGAAACCCTCGATCTCAGTGGTTGCTCAAGTTTGAGAAGTTTTCCTCTGATTTCAACTAATATTGTATGGCTCTATCTGGAAAACACCGCCATTGAAGAAATTCCTTCTACAATTGGGAATCTTCATAGATTGGTGAGgttagaaatgaaaaaatgcACAGGGCTGGAGGTTCTTCCGACCGATGTCAACTTGTCATCTCTCGAAACCCTCGATCTCAGTGGTTGCTCAAGTTTGAGAAGTTTTCCTCTGATTTCAGAGAGTATCAAATGGCTCTATCTGGAAAACACCGCCATTGAAGAAATTCCAGATCTTTCAAAGGCCACTAATCTGAAGAATTTGAAACTCAACAATTGCAAAAGTTTGGTGACACTTCCTACTACTATAGGAAATCTCCAAAAATTGGTGAGCTTTGAAATGAAAGAATGCACAGGGCTGGAGGTTCTTCCGATCGATGTCAACTTGTCATCTCTTATGATCCTCGATCTCAGTGGTTGCTCAAGTCTGAGAACTTTTCCTCTGATTTCAACTAATATTGTATGGCTCTATCTGGAAAACACCGCCATTGAAGAAATCCCTTCTACAATTGGGAATCTTCATAGATTGGTGAAGTTAGAAATGAAAGAATGCACAGGGCTGGAGGTTCTTCCGACCGATGTCAACTTGTCATCTCTTATGATCCTCGATCTCAGTGGTTGCTCAAGTCTGAGAACTTTTCCTCTGATTTCAACTAGAATCGAATGTCTCTATCTGCAAAACACCGCCATTGAAGAAGTTCCCTGCTGCATTGAGGATTTCACGAGGCTCACTGTACTTATGATGTATTGTTGCCAGAGGTTGAAAACCATCTCCCCAAACATTTTCAGACTTACAAGACTTGAGCTCGCCGACTTTACAGACTGTAGAGGTGTCATCAAGGCGTTGAGTGATGCAACTGTGGTAGCGACAATGGAAGACCACGTTTCTTGTGTACCATTATCTGAAAACATTGAATATATCTGGGATAAGTTGTATCGTGTTGCATACCTCCAGGAACATTTTAGCTTCCGTAATTGCTTCAAATTGGATAGAGATGCGCGAGAGCTCATCCTACGATCATGCTTCAAGCCTGTGGCCTTACCAGGTGAAGAAATCCCTAAGTATTTCACGTATCGAGCTTATGGAGATTCCCTAACTGTCATTGTACCTCAGAGCTCTCTTTCTCAAAATTTCTTGCGATTTAAGGCTTGCGTCGTGGTTGAACCTCTCTCCAAGGGCAAGGGTTTTTATCCATTCTTGAAGGTAAACGTTGGCTTCAATGGCAAACAGTATCagaaatcattttctaaaGATGCAGAACTGGAGCTTTGTAAGACGGATCATCTGTTTTTCTGTTCCTTCAAGTTCCGGTCTGAAGATCTTCCATCTAAATTGAATTTCAACGATGTGGAGTTTAAGTTTTGTTGCTCCAATAGGATCAAAGAATGCGGTGTACGACTCATGTATGTCTCTCAAGAAGAGAACAACCAACAGACTACGAGAAGCGAGAAGCGGATGCGG ATGACATCGGGGACATCTGAAGAAGATATCAACTTACCCTATGGCCTAATTGTAGCGGACACAGGATTGGCCGCTCTAAATATGGAGCTTTCGTTAGGGCAGGGagaaccatcatcatcaacatctcTAGAGGGGGAAGCTTTGTGTGTTGATTACATGATAACTGAAGAACAAGATAAAGGAATTCCTATCTTGTTTCCTGTTTCTGGTAACTGA